The following proteins come from a genomic window of Nostoc sp. ATCC 53789:
- the rlmD gene encoding 23S rRNA (uracil(1939)-C(5))-methyltransferase RlmD yields MTKIIWQQGELIEVTIANLSDTGDGVGRADERVVFVPDTVPGDRAIIRLVHVKPKYAHGKLQELLEPSPHRIRPNCIVADKCGGCQWQHVNYDYQLVAKQNQVIQAIERIGGFVQPPVNPVLAAPSALGYRNKSTYPLGISATGQVQAGYYQKGSHQLINLNQCPVQDARLNPLLAEVKQDIQRQGWQIYDEQRHRGKIRHLGLRIGRHTGEMLLTLVVKDWNLSGIETQAQEWLKRYPQLVGVSLNRNGDRTNAIFGSETRCIAGVPHLRENFAGLEFQVRPDTFFQVYTETAEALLQIIQSELNLQGHELLVDAYCGIGTLTLPLAKKVRIATGLEVQPAAVEQAILNAHRNGIDNVTFQVGAVEKLLPKMGTIPEVVILDPPRKGCDRAVIDTLRQLKPSRIVYVSCKVATLARDLKLLCEDGQYTITRVQPADFFPQTAHVEAAAFLVLSDLHKDSNSFTKTEI; encoded by the coding sequence ATGACTAAAATAATTTGGCAACAGGGTGAATTAATTGAAGTGACGATCGCTAACCTGAGTGATACAGGTGATGGGGTGGGACGCGCTGATGAGCGTGTAGTGTTTGTCCCAGATACTGTACCGGGCGATCGCGCCATTATTCGCTTGGTTCATGTTAAACCAAAATACGCCCACGGGAAGCTTCAGGAGCTATTAGAGCCATCTCCCCACCGTATCCGACCCAATTGTATTGTGGCGGATAAATGCGGTGGTTGCCAGTGGCAGCATGTTAATTATGACTACCAGCTAGTAGCCAAGCAAAATCAAGTTATCCAAGCAATAGAGCGCATTGGTGGTTTTGTCCAACCACCGGTAAATCCGGTACTCGCCGCCCCTTCTGCTTTAGGCTATCGTAATAAATCTACATATCCTTTGGGCATATCGGCAACAGGACAGGTACAAGCTGGTTACTACCAAAAAGGTAGTCACCAATTAATTAATTTAAATCAATGTCCAGTTCAAGATGCGCGATTAAATCCCTTACTTGCCGAAGTTAAGCAAGATATTCAACGACAAGGTTGGCAAATTTATGACGAACAGCGCCATCGGGGAAAAATTCGCCATCTGGGTTTACGCATTGGCCGACACACTGGAGAAATGTTGTTGACTTTGGTGGTGAAAGACTGGAATTTATCAGGAATTGAAACCCAAGCACAGGAATGGTTAAAGCGTTATCCGCAGTTAGTGGGAGTGTCGCTCAATCGCAATGGCGATCGCACAAATGCTATATTCGGATCAGAAACTCGTTGCATTGCTGGAGTCCCCCACCTGCGTGAAAACTTTGCTGGACTGGAATTTCAAGTACGCCCAGATACATTTTTCCAAGTGTATACAGAAACAGCAGAGGCACTATTGCAGATAATTCAATCAGAACTCAATCTTCAAGGGCATGAGTTGCTAGTTGATGCCTACTGTGGTATTGGGACTTTAACTTTACCCCTCGCCAAAAAAGTACGGATTGCTACAGGATTAGAAGTGCAACCAGCAGCAGTAGAACAAGCTATTTTGAATGCCCACCGCAACGGAATTGATAATGTGACATTCCAAGTCGGCGCAGTAGAGAAATTACTTCCTAAAATGGGCACAATACCAGAAGTAGTAATACTCGATCCGCCACGTAAGGGGTGCGATCGCGCTGTCATAGACACTTTACGGCAACTGAAACCATCTCGGATAGTTTACGTCAGTTGTAAAGTAGCTACCCTCGCCCGTGACCTGAAATTGCTTTGTGAAGATGGACAATATACCATCACACGGGTACAACCTGCTGATTTTTTTCCTCAAACTGCTCATGTTGAAGCTGCCGCATTTCTTGTGCTATCAGATTTGCACAAGGATAGTAATTCCTTTACAAAAACTGAAATTTGA
- the purL gene encoding phosphoribosylformylglycinamidine synthase subunit PurL: MTATSPAFFSPQEIAAEGLKPEEYAEIVRRLGRHPNKAELGMFGVMWSEHCCYKNSRPLLKQFPTEGPRILVGPGENAGVVDLGDGLQLAFKIESHNHPSAVEPFQGAATGVGGILRDIFTMGARPIALLNSLRFGSLEDAKTRRLFQGVVAGISHYGNCVGVPTVGGEVYFDPAYSGNPLVNVMALGLMETQEIVKSGASGLGNPVLYVGSTTGRDGMGGASFASAELSDQSIDDRPAVQVGDPFLEKSLIEACLEAFKTGAVVAAQDMGAAGITCSTSEMAAKGGVGIELDLDKIPARETGMVPYEYLLSESQERMLFVAHKGREQELIDIFHRWGLQAVVAGTVIAEPIVRILFQGGVAAEIPAEALAENTPLYNRELLAEPPEYARQAWEWTPDSLPACTTSGIELKGGVQNWNDILLTLLDTPTIASKNWVYRQYDHQVQNNTVILPGGADAAVIRLRPLEEIPNLKSKIPNLKLGVAATVDCNPRYVYLDPYEGAKAVVAEAARNLSCVGAEPLAVTDNLNFGSPEKPIGYWQLAEACRGLAEGCRELATPVTGGNVSLYNETLDSQGIPQPIYPTPVVGMVGLIPDITKICGQGWQASGDVIYLLGLPLASKISLGASEYLATIHNTVAGKPPRVDFDLERRVQKVCREGIRNGWIRSAHDSAEGGVAIALAECCIAGNLGAEINLEIATTQLNRLDEVLFAEGGARILVSIASEQQEIWESYLQEHLGQEWQKLGIVDNSHIGLGVFTTDNQTLIKVTIEEMNDRYFHAIARRIANQTTISES; the protein is encoded by the coding sequence ATGACCGCCACATCTCCTGCTTTTTTTTCCCCTCAAGAAATCGCTGCTGAAGGTCTTAAACCAGAAGAATACGCAGAAATTGTCCGTCGGTTAGGCCGTCATCCCAACAAAGCTGAACTGGGAATGTTCGGGGTAATGTGGTCAGAGCATTGCTGTTACAAAAATTCTCGGCCTCTACTCAAACAATTTCCGACTGAGGGGCCCCGCATCCTCGTAGGGCCTGGTGAAAATGCTGGTGTTGTAGATTTGGGTGACGGACTCCAACTAGCTTTTAAGATTGAATCTCACAACCACCCATCAGCTGTAGAACCATTTCAAGGTGCAGCAACGGGAGTAGGCGGTATTCTTAGAGATATTTTTACAATGGGTGCGCGTCCCATTGCTCTATTAAATTCCCTGCGTTTCGGTTCTCTAGAAGATGCCAAAACTCGAAGGTTGTTTCAAGGTGTAGTGGCTGGGATTTCACACTATGGTAATTGTGTGGGAGTACCCACCGTTGGCGGCGAAGTTTATTTTGATCCGGCTTATTCTGGTAATCCCCTAGTGAATGTTATGGCACTGGGGTTAATGGAAACCCAGGAAATCGTTAAATCTGGGGCATCTGGCTTAGGAAACCCCGTGCTGTATGTTGGTTCTACCACTGGGCGCGATGGTATGGGAGGCGCAAGTTTTGCTAGTGCAGAATTGAGCGATCAGTCAATAGACGATCGCCCCGCTGTGCAAGTAGGCGATCCATTTTTGGAAAAGTCGTTAATTGAAGCTTGTCTAGAAGCGTTTAAAACGGGTGCAGTTGTCGCCGCCCAAGATATGGGAGCAGCTGGAATCACGTGTTCTACTTCAGAGATGGCGGCAAAAGGTGGAGTAGGAATTGAACTAGATTTAGACAAAATTCCCGCCAGAGAAACGGGGATGGTTCCTTATGAATATCTGCTTTCGGAATCTCAAGAACGAATGCTGTTTGTTGCCCATAAAGGGCGTGAGCAAGAATTAATCGACATTTTCCATCGTTGGGGACTTCAAGCCGTTGTCGCTGGTACTGTCATCGCTGAACCCATTGTGCGGATTCTTTTTCAGGGTGGAGTAGCAGCAGAAATTCCCGCCGAGGCTTTGGCGGAAAACACCCCACTATATAACCGTGAATTGCTGGCAGAACCGCCAGAATATGCTCGTCAAGCTTGGGAATGGACTCCTGATTCTTTACCTGCTTGCACAACCTCTGGCATAGAACTCAAAGGAGGTGTGCAAAATTGGAATGATATTCTGTTAACTTTGCTCGATACACCCACGATCGCATCTAAGAACTGGGTATATCGTCAATATGACCATCAAGTACAGAATAATACAGTCATACTACCAGGTGGCGCTGATGCGGCTGTTATCCGGTTGCGCCCTCTTGAAGAAATTCCCAATCTCAAATCTAAAATCCCAAATCTAAAATTAGGGGTGGCTGCAACAGTAGATTGCAATCCTCGTTATGTTTATCTTGACCCCTACGAAGGAGCTAAGGCAGTGGTGGCAGAAGCTGCACGCAATCTTAGTTGTGTGGGTGCAGAACCTCTGGCGGTGACGGATAACCTAAATTTTGGCTCTCCAGAAAAACCAATTGGTTATTGGCAATTAGCAGAAGCTTGTCGCGGTTTGGCGGAAGGTTGCCGAGAATTGGCGACACCAGTCACAGGTGGAAATGTCTCTTTATACAATGAAACCCTTGATTCTCAAGGCATTCCCCAACCCATTTATCCCACTCCTGTAGTGGGGATGGTGGGCTTGATTCCCGATATCACCAAAATTTGTGGACAAGGTTGGCAAGCATCCGGCGATGTGATTTATCTTCTCGGATTGCCTCTAGCATCCAAAATCAGTTTGGGAGCATCTGAGTATTTAGCTACTATCCACAATACTGTTGCCGGAAAACCGCCACGGGTAGATTTTGACTTGGAACGCCGCGTCCAAAAAGTTTGTCGGGAAGGAATCCGTAATGGTTGGATACGTTCAGCCCATGATTCTGCTGAGGGGGGAGTGGCGATCGCACTTGCCGAATGTTGTATTGCTGGAAACCTTGGTGCCGAAATCAATTTAGAAATAGCAACAACGCAGTTAAACCGCCTGGATGAGGTACTGTTTGCCGAAGGTGGTGCCAGAATTTTAGTCTCTATAGCATCAGAACAACAAGAAATTTGGGAATCATACTTACAGGAACATCTGGGTCAAGAATGGCAAAAACTCGGTATAGTCGATAATTCTCACATCGGTTTGGGGGTTTTCACCACTGATAACCAAACCTTAATCAAAGTTACGATCGAAGAGATGAACGATCGCTATTTCCATGCGATCGCTAGGCGCATCGCCAACCAAACCACTATTTCTGAGTCCTGA
- a CDS encoding DUF6439 family protein: MSQSTQLPKTSQLNELSTLELAQALMERLSISPNDWHRLKSNRNSRANEQVAAAIVYLLKNQPQEAQARLEQAIGWLDRSISAPPCPTHGK, encoded by the coding sequence ATGTCCCAATCTACCCAGCTGCCGAAAACCAGTCAACTGAATGAACTTAGTACTCTGGAACTAGCTCAAGCTCTCATGGAAAGACTGAGTATTTCCCCTAACGATTGGCATCGCCTCAAGTCTAACCGCAATTCCCGCGCTAATGAACAAGTGGCAGCAGCAATTGTGTATCTTTTAAAGAATCAGCCACAAGAAGCTCAAGCTAGATTAGAACAGGCAATTGGTTGGCTAGATCGCTCCATTTCCGCGCCTCCCTGTCCAACTCACGGGAAGTAG
- a CDS encoding TIGR00297 family protein, producing MSSLIDSVNPWLVAVVLNTILLGLAWIAPKKLLTPAGSFHAWFLAILIWVTLGWQGYTVVMFYFLVGSGVTRIGMAQKEAEGIAEKRSGARGPENVWGSALTGALCALGVGIINSGFLVPSSQSLVPNLQSLLLLGYVASFSTKLADTTASEVGKAYGKSTFLITTLKPVPRGTEGAVSLEGTLAGIVASVAIAFVGWGVGLIDLLGVAWCVLAAFIATNLESVIGATLQSKYTWLTNEVVNIFNTLIGAIAAVLLSWTWVNIIK from the coding sequence ATGTCATCCTTAATTGATTCTGTTAATCCCTGGTTGGTGGCAGTAGTATTAAACACAATTCTATTGGGTTTAGCTTGGATTGCCCCGAAAAAGCTACTTACGCCTGCTGGATCATTTCATGCGTGGTTTCTGGCCATCCTAATTTGGGTAACTCTAGGCTGGCAAGGATATACAGTAGTAATGTTCTATTTTCTGGTTGGTTCTGGTGTTACCCGCATCGGTATGGCGCAGAAAGAGGCTGAAGGAATTGCCGAAAAGCGTTCTGGAGCAAGGGGCCCTGAGAATGTCTGGGGGTCAGCTTTGACCGGGGCGCTGTGTGCCTTGGGAGTAGGGATAATAAATTCGGGATTTCTCGTACCTAGTTCCCAATCTTTAGTTCCCAATCTCCAGTCTCTATTATTACTAGGCTATGTAGCAAGTTTCAGTACCAAACTGGCTGACACTACTGCAAGTGAAGTTGGTAAAGCGTATGGTAAAAGCACCTTTCTAATTACTACACTCAAACCAGTGCCTCGCGGTACAGAAGGAGCGGTCAGCTTGGAGGGGACTTTAGCTGGTATTGTGGCTTCTGTAGCGATCGCATTTGTTGGTTGGGGAGTTGGTTTAATCGATCTATTAGGAGTCGCTTGGTGTGTACTGGCAGCATTTATTGCCACTAACTTAGAAAGTGTGATTGGGGCAACACTGCAATCTAAGTATACCTGGCTGACCAATGAAGTAGTAAATATTTTTAATACATTAATCGGTGCGATCGCGGCTGTGCTACTTTCCTGGACATGGGTAAATATCATTAAGTAG
- a CDS encoding anti-sigma regulatory factor: MITISLRPVARYWGTISFASTLYLCPILDLLLAEIPAKLQAELRLGLQEALVNAAKHGNNLDPSKTVVVRFSLIDNQYWWIISDQGSGFTPSSAIEEEPTDYLPPDESESGRGLCLLHQIFDQVEWNRKGTELRLCKQMETRRGLSLRR, encoded by the coding sequence GTGATTACAATTTCACTCCGTCCAGTTGCACGTTATTGGGGCACTATTAGTTTTGCCTCAACCCTCTACCTTTGTCCAATCTTAGATTTACTGTTGGCAGAAATTCCAGCAAAATTACAAGCAGAACTGCGGCTAGGACTTCAAGAAGCTCTAGTAAATGCAGCTAAACATGGCAATAATCTTGACCCCAGTAAAACAGTTGTAGTCCGTTTTTCTTTAATTGATAATCAATATTGGTGGATAATATCAGACCAGGGTAGTGGCTTTACTCCTTCATCTGCTATTGAAGAAGAGCCAACAGACTATTTACCACCAGATGAATCAGAAAGTGGTCGTGGTTTATGTCTTCTCCATCAAATTTTTGATCAGGTAGAGTGGAACCGCAAAGGCACAGAATTAAGGCTTTGTAAACAAATGGAAACTCGCCGGGGACTATCTCTGCGACGCTAA
- a CDS encoding triacylglycerol lipase, with product MNTENQQRNPVLLVHGIDDRGAVFHKMAGYLGLQGWSVYSLDLVPNNGDVGLDKLAKQVADYVTDTFAPEQELDLIGFSMGGIVSRYYIQRLGGINRIQRFITISSPHNGTVVAYGSQRPGCVQMRPDSIFLKDLNSDAVILEQLDFTSIWTPYDLMIVPANSSQMPVGSEVIVPVPLHPWMLTDPRSLAAVKAALTKPIKLPFLKKASS from the coding sequence ATGAATACTGAAAATCAGCAGCGCAATCCTGTGCTATTGGTACACGGCATTGACGATAGGGGGGCGGTTTTTCATAAAATGGCAGGTTACTTAGGATTACAGGGGTGGTCTGTATATTCTCTGGATCTGGTTCCTAATAATGGTGATGTGGGCCTTGATAAATTGGCAAAACAGGTAGCCGATTATGTTACAGACACCTTTGCACCAGAACAAGAGCTAGATTTAATAGGCTTTAGTATGGGAGGAATTGTCAGCCGTTACTATATCCAGCGACTGGGAGGAATTAACCGTATTCAGAGATTTATTACGATCTCTTCACCCCATAATGGAACTGTGGTTGCTTATGGTTCCCAGCGTCCTGGTTGCGTGCAAATGCGCCCCGACAGCATTTTTCTCAAGGATTTAAATTCTGATGCTGTAATATTGGAGCAATTAGATTTTACTTCGATCTGGACACCTTATGATTTGATGATTGTCCCAGCGAATAGTTCACAAATGCCCGTAGGAAGCGAAGTAATAGTACCAGTTCCCCTACACCCTTGGATGCTAACAGACCCAAGGAGTTTAGCAGCAGTAAAAGCAGCTTTAACAAAGCCTATTAAGCTACCCTTCCTTAAAAAAGCATCCAGTTAG
- a CDS encoding peptidylprolyl isomerase, with product MESLSFLTINDQIISIEEAVKYLQASGKLGQFIGDILRQHVIEQEIRTRDDIEIGTAITEQSIIDFRLKNQLTDPQSFQEWLKTNNTDYAAFHTSVTFGYKLEKLKAVVTEAKIQEYFIERKIFLDRVVLSRIVVNNRELADELQTQIEEGGSFEQLAKEYSLSDDRIVNGMMGIVSRGSMPDILRAAIDVASPGQLIGPIEIVGKDSPQGEGPYGLFRVEQFLPASLEDTQLKQALQNELFEKWLAEKIQKLTVKLQVS from the coding sequence ATGGAATCTTTATCATTTTTGACAATTAATGACCAAATAATTTCTATTGAGGAAGCTGTAAAGTACCTGCAAGCCTCTGGAAAATTGGGGCAGTTCATTGGGGATATTCTCCGCCAGCACGTAATTGAGCAAGAAATCCGAACACGAGACGATATTGAAATTGGTACAGCAATAACCGAACAGTCCATTATTGACTTTAGACTGAAAAATCAACTGACCGATCCTCAAAGTTTTCAAGAATGGTTAAAAACCAATAACACAGATTATGCCGCATTCCATACATCAGTTACTTTTGGTTACAAGTTAGAAAAGCTGAAAGCTGTAGTCACGGAAGCAAAAATCCAAGAATATTTTATTGAGCGCAAAATCTTTTTGGATCGGGTGGTACTTTCTCGGATAGTTGTTAATAATCGAGAATTGGCAGACGAACTACAAACCCAAATTGAAGAAGGAGGTAGTTTTGAGCAACTAGCTAAAGAGTATTCACTTTCAGATGACCGAATTGTGAACGGCATGATGGGAATAGTCAGCCGAGGAAGTATGCCAGATATATTACGGGCAGCTATTGATGTGGCAAGTCCTGGACAATTAATAGGACCAATAGAAATCGTTGGCAAAGACTCTCCACAAGGAGAAGGACCTTATGGTTTGTTTCGAGTAGAACAATTTCTGCCAGCGTCTTTAGAAGATACTCAACTCAAGCAAGCACTACAAAATGAGTTATTTGAGAAATGGCTAGCAGAGAAAATTCAAAAACTGACAGTCAAGCTACAAGTGAGTTAA
- the apcD gene encoding allophycocyanin subunit alpha-B — MTVISQVILKADDELRYPSSGELKNIKDFLQTGVQRTRIAATLAENEKKIVQEATKQLWQKRPDFISPGGNAYGERQRSLCIRDFGWYLRLITYGVLAGDKEPIEKIGLIGVREMYNSLGVPVPGMVEAINSLKTASLGLLSAEDAAEAAPYFDYIIQAMS, encoded by the coding sequence ATGACTGTAATTAGCCAAGTTATTCTCAAAGCCGACGACGAACTGCGTTATCCCAGCAGTGGCGAACTTAAAAATATCAAAGACTTTTTGCAAACCGGGGTACAACGGACGCGGATTGCGGCAACCTTAGCCGAAAACGAAAAAAAGATAGTTCAGGAAGCAACCAAACAACTTTGGCAGAAGCGTCCTGACTTTATCTCCCCCGGAGGTAATGCTTACGGAGAACGCCAACGCTCTCTATGTATCCGTGACTTTGGCTGGTACTTACGTCTAATTACTTATGGTGTGCTTGCTGGCGACAAAGAGCCGATTGAAAAAATCGGTTTGATTGGTGTGCGGGAAATGTACAATTCATTGGGCGTTCCCGTGCCTGGAATGGTAGAAGCGATCAATTCCCTCAAAACAGCCTCTCTTGGCTTATTGAGTGCGGAAGACGCTGCTGAAGCAGCACCCTACTTTGATTACATCATCCAAGCGATGTCTTAA
- the asnS gene encoding asparagine--tRNA ligase, which produces MVNRRTAEILRSGQPDESLQVQGWVRTKRESKGFAFIEVNDGSSLANLQVVINQDLPDYEAILKKLNTGAAVEATGVLVASLGKGQRIELKAESVKVYGEADPDTYPLQKKRHSFEFLRTIGHLRSRTNSFGAVFRVRNACSAAIHQFFQERGFLWVHTPIITASDCEGAGELFSVTSLDLKNIPRTENQAVDYSQDFFAKPTYLTVSGQLEAEVMAMAFSNVYTFGPTFRAENSNTSRHLAEFWMVEPEMAFCDLEGDMDLAEAFLKHIFKYVLETCPEDMEFFNERIDKSVLATAENIINNQFERLTYTEAIKVLEKADVKFEYPVSWGLDLQSEHERYLAEQQFKKPVIVTDYPAQIKAFYMRLNDDEKTVRAMDILAPKIGEIVGGSQREERLEVLERRVLAQGLKPEDLWWYLDLRRYGTVPHAGFGLGFERLVQFMTGMGNIRDVIPFPRTPQSAEF; this is translated from the coding sequence ATGGTAAATCGACGGACTGCAGAAATATTGCGAAGTGGCCAACCTGATGAGTCCCTCCAAGTTCAAGGCTGGGTGCGGACGAAGCGCGAGTCCAAAGGGTTTGCTTTTATTGAAGTCAATGACGGCTCATCACTAGCTAATTTGCAAGTCGTCATCAATCAGGATTTGCCAGATTACGAAGCTATATTGAAAAAACTGAATACAGGTGCTGCTGTTGAGGCTACAGGGGTACTAGTGGCTTCTCTTGGTAAAGGACAACGAATTGAGTTGAAAGCCGAGTCCGTGAAAGTTTACGGCGAAGCTGATCCCGATACATATCCCCTACAAAAGAAACGCCATTCCTTTGAGTTTCTGCGAACCATTGGACATTTGCGATCGCGGACTAATTCTTTTGGTGCAGTTTTCCGCGTCAGAAATGCTTGTTCGGCAGCAATTCACCAATTTTTCCAAGAAAGAGGGTTTTTATGGGTACACACCCCTATCATCACTGCTAGCGACTGTGAAGGCGCAGGTGAACTGTTTAGCGTTACCAGTTTAGATTTAAAGAATATCCCCCGCACAGAAAACCAAGCAGTAGATTACAGCCAAGACTTTTTTGCGAAACCCACATATTTAACAGTTAGCGGCCAGTTGGAAGCGGAAGTGATGGCAATGGCGTTTAGTAACGTCTACACCTTTGGCCCTACCTTCCGTGCCGAAAATTCCAACACCTCGCGCCACCTAGCAGAATTTTGGATGGTTGAGCCGGAAATGGCTTTTTGTGACTTAGAAGGCGATATGGATTTAGCTGAGGCGTTTCTCAAACACATTTTTAAATATGTGTTGGAAACTTGCCCAGAAGATATGGAATTTTTCAATGAACGCATTGATAAGTCTGTGTTGGCAACAGCCGAAAATATTATTAATAATCAGTTTGAGCGCTTAACTTATACAGAAGCCATCAAAGTTTTAGAAAAAGCTGATGTTAAATTTGAATATCCTGTGAGTTGGGGTTTAGATTTACAATCAGAACACGAACGCTACCTAGCTGAACAACAGTTTAAAAAGCCAGTAATTGTCACAGATTATCCAGCGCAAATCAAAGCTTTTTATATGCGCTTGAACGACGATGAAAAAACCGTCCGCGCAATGGATATTCTCGCACCCAAAATTGGCGAGATTGTAGGTGGTTCTCAGCGTGAAGAACGCCTAGAAGTTTTAGAACGCCGCGTGTTAGCGCAAGGATTAAAGCCAGAAGATTTGTGGTGGTATCTTGATTTACGTCGTTATGGTACTGTTCCCCACGCTGGTTTCGGACTGGGTTTTGAACGACTCGTGCAATTTATGACGGGTATGGGAAATATCCGCGATGTGATTCCTTTTCCGCGTACACCACAAAGTGCTGAATTTTAG
- a CDS encoding VOC family protein, producing the protein MSQTLFHLAFPVTDIAQTKVYYVDGLGCIPGRENHHALILNLYGHQLVAHITKEPLIPQHSIYPRHFGLIFTQERDWQDLLERAQQQQLLFREETKNRFVGSPLEHRTFFLEDPFYNLMEFKYYRHPEAIFGSYEHTQIGDRT; encoded by the coding sequence ATGAGCCAAACTTTATTCCATCTTGCTTTCCCTGTGACTGATATTGCCCAAACAAAAGTATATTACGTGGATGGATTGGGCTGTATTCCTGGTCGTGAAAACCATCACGCGCTGATTCTAAATCTCTATGGTCATCAACTAGTGGCTCACATAACCAAAGAACCCTTGATACCACAACACAGTATATATCCCAGACACTTTGGGCTAATTTTTACCCAAGAACGTGACTGGCAAGACTTACTAGAAAGGGCACAACAACAACAGCTACTTTTTCGTGAAGAAACCAAAAATCGCTTTGTCGGTTCTCCTCTTGAACATCGCACTTTCTTTTTAGAAGATCCTTTTTATAACCTTATGGAATTCAAGTATTATCGTCACCCAGAGGCGATTTTTGGGAGTTACGAACATACGCAAATTGGGGATAGAACTTAA